Proteins from a single region of Acinonyx jubatus isolate Ajub_Pintada_27869175 chromosome D3, VMU_Ajub_asm_v1.0, whole genome shotgun sequence:
- the CMKLR1 gene encoding chemerin-like receptor 1 isoform X4: MSRGHPWGTRDERMGDKDYNTSFSYDEEYSDDFEPIVVLEESSPLEGKVTRIFLVAVYSIVCFLGILGNGLVIVIATFKMKKTVNTVWFLNLAVADFLFNVFLPIHIAYTAMDYHWVFGTAMCKISNFLLIHNMYTSVFLLTVISFDRCISVLLPVWSQNHRGVRLACVACVVIWVLAFFLSSPSLVFRDTAHVHGKTSCFNNFSLSAAGSAPWLARSGLDPAGLSRHTVVTVTRFLCGFLVPVLIITACYFTIVCKLRRNRLAKTKKPFKIIVTIITTFFLCWCPYHTLYLLELRHATVPGSVFSLGLPLATAIAIANSCMNPILYVFVGQDFKKFKVALFSRLVNALSEDTGHSSYPSHRSFTKMSSINEKETSML, from the coding sequence AGAATGGGGGACAAGGATTACAACACCTCCTTCTCCTACGACGAGGAGTACTCGGATGATTTTGAACCCATCGTGGTTTTGGAGGAGTCTTCTCCCCTGGAAGGCAAGGTGACCAGGATCTTCCTGGTGGCGGTCTACAGCATTGTCTGCTTCCTCGGGATCCTGGGCAATGGGCTGGTGATCGTCATCGCCACCTTCAAGATGAAGAAGACGGTGAACACCGTCTGGTTCCTCAACCTGGCCGTGGCGGACTTCCTGTTCAACGTCTTCCTCCCGATCCACATTGCCTACACCGCCATGGACTACCACTGGGTCTTCGGGACGGCCATGTGCAAGATCAGCAACTTCCTGCTCATCCACAACATGTACACCAGCGTCTTCCTGCTGACCGTCATCAGCTTCGACCGCTGCATCTCCGTGCTCCTTCCCGTCTGGTCCCAGAACCACCGCGGCGTGAGGCTGGCCTGCGTGGCCTGCGTGGTTATCTGGGTCCTGGCTTTCTTCCTGAGCTCTCCGTCCCTCGTCTTCCGGGACACGGCCCACGTGCATGGGAAAACGTCCTGCTTTAACAACTTCAGCCTGTCCGCGGCCGGCTCCGCCCCGTGGCTCGCTCGCTCCGGGCTGGACCCCGCGGGCCTCAGCCGCCACACGGTGGTGACGGTCACCCGCTTCCTCTGTGGCTTCCTGGTCCCCGTGCTCATCATCACGGCCTGCTACTTCACCATCGTCTGCAAGCTTCGACGCAACCGCCTGGCCAAGACCAAGAAACCCTTCAAGATCATCGTGACCATCATCACCACCTTCTTCCTCTGCTGGTGTCCCTACCACACCCTCTACCTGCTGGAGCTCCGCCACGCCACCGTGCCGGGCTCCGTCTTCAGCCTGGGTTTGCCCCTGGCCACCGCCATTGCCATTGCCAACAGCTGCATGAACCCCATCCTGTACGTCTTCGTGGGCCAGGACTTCAAGAAGTTCAAGGTGGCCCTCTTCTCCCGCCTGGTTAACGCGCTGAGCGAGGACACAGGCCACTCCTCCTATCCCAGCCACAGGAGCTTTACCAAGATGTCATCCATCAACGAGAAGGAGACCAGCATGCTCTGA
- the CMKLR1 gene encoding chemerin-like receptor 1 isoform X5: protein MGDKDYNTSFSYDEEYSDDFEPIVVLEESSPLEGKVTRIFLVAVYSIVCFLGILGNGLVIVIATFKMKKTVNTVWFLNLAVADFLFNVFLPIHIAYTAMDYHWVFGTAMCKISNFLLIHNMYTSVFLLTVISFDRCISVLLPVWSQNHRGVRLACVACVVIWVLAFFLSSPSLVFRDTAHVHGKTSCFNNFSLSAAGSAPWLARSGLDPAGLSRHTVVTVTRFLCGFLVPVLIITACYFTIVCKLRRNRLAKTKKPFKIIVTIITTFFLCWCPYHTLYLLELRHATVPGSVFSLGLPLATAIAIANSCMNPILYVFVGQDFKKFKVALFSRLVNALSEDTGHSSYPSHRSFTKMSSINEKETSML, encoded by the coding sequence ATGGGGGACAAGGATTACAACACCTCCTTCTCCTACGACGAGGAGTACTCGGATGATTTTGAACCCATCGTGGTTTTGGAGGAGTCTTCTCCCCTGGAAGGCAAGGTGACCAGGATCTTCCTGGTGGCGGTCTACAGCATTGTCTGCTTCCTCGGGATCCTGGGCAATGGGCTGGTGATCGTCATCGCCACCTTCAAGATGAAGAAGACGGTGAACACCGTCTGGTTCCTCAACCTGGCCGTGGCGGACTTCCTGTTCAACGTCTTCCTCCCGATCCACATTGCCTACACCGCCATGGACTACCACTGGGTCTTCGGGACGGCCATGTGCAAGATCAGCAACTTCCTGCTCATCCACAACATGTACACCAGCGTCTTCCTGCTGACCGTCATCAGCTTCGACCGCTGCATCTCCGTGCTCCTTCCCGTCTGGTCCCAGAACCACCGCGGCGTGAGGCTGGCCTGCGTGGCCTGCGTGGTTATCTGGGTCCTGGCTTTCTTCCTGAGCTCTCCGTCCCTCGTCTTCCGGGACACGGCCCACGTGCATGGGAAAACGTCCTGCTTTAACAACTTCAGCCTGTCCGCGGCCGGCTCCGCCCCGTGGCTCGCTCGCTCCGGGCTGGACCCCGCGGGCCTCAGCCGCCACACGGTGGTGACGGTCACCCGCTTCCTCTGTGGCTTCCTGGTCCCCGTGCTCATCATCACGGCCTGCTACTTCACCATCGTCTGCAAGCTTCGACGCAACCGCCTGGCCAAGACCAAGAAACCCTTCAAGATCATCGTGACCATCATCACCACCTTCTTCCTCTGCTGGTGTCCCTACCACACCCTCTACCTGCTGGAGCTCCGCCACGCCACCGTGCCGGGCTCCGTCTTCAGCCTGGGTTTGCCCCTGGCCACCGCCATTGCCATTGCCAACAGCTGCATGAACCCCATCCTGTACGTCTTCGTGGGCCAGGACTTCAAGAAGTTCAAGGTGGCCCTCTTCTCCCGCCTGGTTAACGCGCTGAGCGAGGACACAGGCCACTCCTCCTATCCCAGCCACAGGAGCTTTACCAAGATGTCATCCATCAACGAGAAGGAGACCAGCATGCTCTGA